A single genomic interval of Rhizobium leguminosarum bv. trifolii WSM1325 harbors:
- a CDS encoding conserved hypothetical protein (KEGG: rec:RHECIAT_CH0002371 hypothetical protein): MSAIRGEKVTFRKKDIVALDRLPSAQAEDPIIVHCPPPRSPMRRTAKLTCGFLGLILVILAGIVFTVESGMFDKPLSQQAQAALNGVAGPRYRAEVGSTVIRFTSDFRLALEARNVNMIDQESGQHLSTTGSVRLGLDPLQLFRGRIAVADIEAEDIALDTALLPSGNAVKLDDLRIDAMPAAMEKIFSQFDMFDSIVTRGSTNSVRISGLDIKLADTANGPLSLVIDNLVFAHAGPSSLQLTGEVALNGEVAELDVRAEKDDGHVSKVVATLRHADLTPFALKRNDQGMIRQGLSAFADLTVSATRARDGAQPALTATVDIDPGQIYADGDPQQLSGGQINLVYDFAKQKLEIARSNARFGATTLPINGALIDLDKLDPQAGKGFGIDLLVSGGTAAPGGSGEEPLSFDIQATGRYMVAGREFQFPNITVSSPLGALYGSLHVKLGDKSPEISFAGQSAQLQTIAIKQLWPFWMAPKVRTWVHGNLFGGTVTDASISVFIPFGRLDEAAGGKGLKLDANQIRIGFDITGARMNVAGDIPPIRDTSAHFDLTGPVATIAIKSGTSYFPSGRSVGLGQGTFILPATYDKPLMADIDLAVSGAADAVGELLTYRPIRVLQRAGFTPDDLKGRIEANVKAHFGLLSSQNPPPAEWSAAMKLTNIDLAKPFSGRMISNLDGTLNGNPKRITLDAKAQIDGVPADIDLTEPVEASDAAAKQRVITATLSEDQRNKLIPGLSGIVGGSVKMVLTRIDDDRQDVQLDLTKSLLELPWIGWAKGSGIAATAEFETSGPADNTQIKNFRLKGDGFGANGSLNIGKGGLISADFDSVKLSSLDDFALSVKRSKGNFDVSVSGDSADARPVIQRLKSGSDGDGDGDGGDTGVSVRARLKNVIGFNDEKVGNFQAQISLRGDKLQALNFSAVTDSGEAVVSQMKDGGVINITSGDAGAVSRFADLYQHMQGGLLNLAIRLGAEGGWDGSLDVRRFAIVNEQRLRSIVSTPVGNEQRSLNEAVKRDIDTSSQRFQRGFARVVSRNGMVGIENGVLRGDQIGATFQGIVRDRKGNMDMTGTFMPAYGLNRLFAELPLIGVILGNGSDRGLIGITFKLTGKFDQPNLQINPLSIIAPGVFRQIFEFQ, translated from the coding sequence ATGTCAGCCATCCGCGGCGAAAAGGTCACGTTTCGCAAGAAGGATATCGTTGCGCTGGACCGCTTGCCGTCCGCCCAGGCCGAGGATCCGATCATCGTTCATTGCCCGCCGCCGCGTTCGCCGATGCGCCGCACGGCGAAGCTGACCTGCGGATTTCTGGGGCTGATCCTCGTTATTCTCGCTGGCATCGTTTTCACCGTCGAGAGCGGCATGTTCGACAAGCCGCTGTCGCAGCAGGCGCAGGCGGCGCTGAACGGGGTAGCCGGACCGCGCTATCGCGCCGAGGTCGGTTCCACCGTCATCCGCTTCACCTCGGATTTCCGGCTGGCGCTGGAAGCGCGCAACGTCAACATGATCGACCAGGAGAGCGGCCAGCACCTGTCGACGACGGGTTCGGTGCGCCTGGGGCTCGATCCGCTGCAGCTTTTCCGCGGCCGCATCGCCGTCGCGGACATCGAAGCGGAGGATATTGCGCTCGATACCGCGCTTCTGCCCTCCGGCAATGCCGTCAAGCTCGACGATCTGCGCATCGACGCCATGCCGGCGGCGATGGAAAAGATCTTCTCGCAGTTCGACATGTTCGACAGCATCGTGACGCGCGGCTCGACCAATTCGGTGCGCATCTCCGGCCTCGACATCAAGCTTGCCGATACCGCCAACGGTCCGCTGTCGCTCGTCATCGACAATCTCGTCTTTGCCCATGCCGGCCCGTCCTCGCTGCAATTGACCGGCGAAGTCGCGCTCAACGGCGAAGTGGCGGAGCTCGACGTGCGGGCCGAGAAAGACGACGGCCACGTGTCCAAAGTCGTGGCGACGCTCAGACATGCCGACCTCACCCCCTTCGCGCTGAAACGCAACGATCAGGGCATGATCCGGCAAGGACTGAGCGCCTTTGCCGATCTGACAGTGTCGGCCACCCGGGCGCGCGATGGCGCGCAGCCGGCGCTGACGGCGACGGTCGACATCGATCCCGGCCAAATCTATGCGGACGGCGATCCGCAGCAGCTCTCGGGCGGGCAAATCAATCTCGTCTACGATTTCGCCAAGCAGAAGCTCGAGATTGCCCGATCGAACGCCCGGTTCGGCGCGACTACGCTTCCCATCAATGGCGCGCTGATTGATCTCGACAAGCTCGACCCGCAGGCGGGCAAAGGCTTCGGCATCGACCTGCTCGTCAGTGGCGGCACGGCTGCCCCCGGCGGCTCCGGCGAGGAGCCACTCTCCTTCGACATCCAGGCGACCGGGCGCTACATGGTCGCCGGCCGTGAGTTCCAGTTTCCCAACATAACCGTTTCCAGCCCGCTCGGCGCGCTCTACGGATCACTGCACGTCAAACTCGGCGACAAATCGCCGGAGATCAGCTTCGCCGGCCAGTCGGCGCAGTTGCAGACGATTGCGATCAAGCAGCTCTGGCCGTTCTGGATGGCGCCCAAGGTGCGCACCTGGGTGCACGGCAATCTCTTCGGAGGCACCGTCACCGACGCTTCCATTTCCGTCTTCATTCCCTTCGGCAGGCTGGACGAGGCAGCCGGCGGAAAAGGATTGAAGCTCGACGCCAACCAGATCCGCATCGGCTTCGACATCACGGGCGCGCGGATGAACGTCGCCGGCGACATTCCGCCGATCCGCGACACGTCAGCGCATTTCGACCTGACAGGCCCGGTTGCGACGATCGCGATCAAGAGCGGCACCTCCTATTTCCCCTCCGGTCGGTCGGTCGGTCTCGGGCAGGGGACGTTCATCCTGCCCGCCACCTACGATAAACCGCTGATGGCCGATATCGATCTCGCGGTCTCCGGAGCCGCGGACGCCGTCGGCGAGCTTCTGACCTACCGGCCGATCCGGGTGCTGCAGCGCGCCGGCTTTACGCCCGACGATCTCAAGGGCCGGATCGAGGCGAATGTGAAGGCCCATTTCGGTCTGCTTTCCTCGCAAAACCCGCCGCCGGCCGAATGGTCGGCGGCAATGAAGCTCACCAATATCGATCTTGCCAAGCCGTTTTCCGGCAGGATGATCAGCAATCTCGACGGAACGCTGAACGGCAATCCTAAAAGAATCACGCTTGACGCCAAAGCCCAGATCGACGGCGTCCCGGCCGATATCGATCTTACCGAACCGGTCGAGGCATCCGACGCGGCGGCCAAACAACGGGTGATCACCGCGACCCTTTCCGAGGACCAGCGCAACAAGCTGATACCCGGCCTTTCCGGAATCGTCGGCGGCAGCGTGAAGATGGTGCTGACGCGGATCGACGACGACCGGCAGGACGTCCAGCTCGACCTCACCAAGTCGCTGCTCGAACTGCCCTGGATCGGCTGGGCGAAGGGCAGCGGCATTGCCGCCACGGCCGAATTCGAAACATCCGGGCCGGCCGACAATACCCAGATCAAGAACTTCCGACTGAAGGGCGACGGTTTTGGCGCCAATGGATCGTTGAACATCGGCAAGGGTGGGCTGATCTCGGCCGATTTCGACAGCGTCAAGCTCTCCTCGCTCGACGATTTCGCCCTGTCGGTGAAGCGCAGCAAAGGCAATTTCGACGTCTCGGTCTCCGGTGACAGCGCCGATGCGCGACCGGTCATCCAGCGGTTGAAATCGGGCTCGGACGGCGATGGTGACGGGGATGGCGGCGACACCGGCGTCTCGGTGCGCGCCAGGCTGAAAAACGTCATCGGTTTCAACGACGAGAAGGTCGGCAATTTCCAGGCGCAAATATCACTGCGCGGCGACAAGCTGCAGGCGCTCAATTTTTCCGCCGTTACCGACAGTGGCGAGGCCGTGGTCAGCCAGATGAAGGACGGCGGCGTCATCAACATCACCAGCGGCGATGCCGGCGCGGTATCGCGTTTCGCCGATCTCTACCAGCACATGCAGGGCGGCCTGCTCAACCTGGCGATCCGGCTAGGGGCGGAGGGCGGCTGGGACGGCTCGCTCGACGTGCGCCGCTTCGCGATCGTCAACGAACAACGGCTGCGCTCGATCGTCTCGACACCGGTCGGAAATGAGCAGCGCAGCCTCAACGAAGCCGTCAAGCGGGACATCGATACCTCGTCGCAGCGCTTCCAGCGCGGCTTTGCCCGTGTCGTATCGCGCAATGGCATGGTCGGCATCGAGAACGGCGTGCTGCGCGGCGATCAGATCGGCGCGACCTTCCAGGGCATCGTGCGCGACCGCAAGGGCAACATGGACATGACCGGCACCTTCATGCCCGCCTACGGCCTCAACCGCCTCTTCGCCGAACTGCCGCTGATCGGGGTCATCCTCGGCAATGGCAGCGACCGCGGCCTGATCGGTATCACCTTCAAGCTGACAGGCAAGTTCGACCAGCCGAACCTGCAGATCAATCCGCTGTCGATCATCGCGCCGGGCGTCTTCCGGCAGATTTTTGAATTCCAGTGA
- a CDS encoding alkyl hydroperoxide reductase/ Thiol specific antioxidant/ Mal allergen (PFAM: alkyl hydroperoxide reductase/ Thiol specific antioxidant/ Mal allergen; Redoxin domain protein~KEGG: ret:RHE_CH02262 bacterioferritin comigratory protein): MAVPGIGVSAPDFNLPRDGGGRVSLAEFHGKPLVLFFYPKDDTTGCTAESLAFTALAAEFEAAGAAVIGMSPDSAACHDKFIKKHRLSVALASDEEKTTLQAYGVWKEKSMYGRNFMGVERTTFLIRQDGTIATIWQKVKVQGHAETVLEAVRNLAA, encoded by the coding sequence ATGGCGGTTCCCGGCATCGGCGTTTCGGCCCCTGATTTCAACCTTCCCCGCGACGGCGGCGGCCGCGTTTCGCTGGCCGAATTCCACGGCAAGCCGCTGGTGTTGTTCTTCTATCCCAAGGACGACACGACGGGCTGCACCGCCGAATCGCTGGCTTTCACCGCGTTAGCAGCCGAGTTCGAAGCGGCGGGTGCTGCCGTCATCGGCATGTCACCCGATTCGGCCGCTTGCCATGACAAGTTCATCAAGAAGCACCGTCTTTCGGTGGCGCTCGCCTCGGACGAGGAAAAGACGACGCTGCAGGCCTATGGCGTCTGGAAGGAAAAGAGCATGTACGGCCGCAACTTCATGGGCGTCGAGCGTACCACTTTCCTGATCCGCCAGGACGGCACGATCGCCACCATCTGGCAGAAGGTGAAGGTGCAGGGCCATGCCGAAACCGTGCTCGAGGCCGTGAGGAACCTGGCAGCGTGA
- a CDS encoding protein of unknown function DUF455 (PFAM: protein of unknown function DUF455~KEGG: ret:RHE_CH02263 hypothetical protein): MIGDLTITSLRGGAIDAISSADLDRKTALAQESATRWFARRVSLRSPLDAALPDRPGRPEKPVLTPPTQVEKRSLHTLKGRIALLHAIAHIELNAVDLALDIVARFATEQVPNSFFDGWMLVAFEEAKHFRMVRARLNDLGADYGDLPAHDGLWQAAHSTRNNLTARLAVVPLILEARGLDVTPSLQAKMRQTGDLESAAVLDVIYNDEKGHVAVGAKWFRFLCAREKRDPAKAFQELVRANFRGPLKPPFNDLARAEAGLTPSFYRSLASISYA, translated from the coding sequence GTGATAGGGGATCTGACGATAACCTCGCTGCGCGGCGGCGCCATCGATGCAATCTCGTCCGCCGATCTCGACCGCAAGACGGCACTTGCACAGGAAAGCGCCACCCGCTGGTTTGCGCGCCGGGTGTCGCTGCGCTCGCCGCTCGATGCGGCCCTGCCCGACAGGCCCGGCCGTCCTGAGAAACCGGTGCTGACGCCGCCGACCCAGGTGGAGAAGCGCTCGCTGCATACGCTCAAAGGCCGGATCGCCCTGCTCCATGCCATCGCCCATATCGAGCTCAACGCCGTCGATCTGGCGCTCGATATCGTCGCGCGATTCGCGACCGAGCAGGTGCCGAATTCCTTTTTCGACGGCTGGATGCTGGTCGCCTTCGAGGAGGCGAAGCATTTCCGCATGGTGCGCGCCAGGCTCAACGATCTCGGCGCCGATTACGGCGATCTTCCCGCCCATGACGGGCTCTGGCAGGCAGCCCATTCGACGCGCAACAATCTGACGGCAAGGCTCGCCGTCGTGCCGCTGATTCTGGAAGCTCGCGGCCTCGACGTCACGCCGTCGCTGCAGGCGAAAATGCGCCAGACAGGCGATCTCGAAAGTGCTGCGGTGCTCGACGTCATCTACAATGACGAGAAAGGCCATGTCGCCGTCGGCGCCAAATGGTTCCGCTTCCTCTGCGCCCGCGAGAAGCGCGATCCAGCAAAGGCCTTCCAGGAGCTGGTGCGCGCCAACTTCCGCGGACCGCTGAAGCCGCCCTTCAACGATCTTGCCCGCGCCGAGGCCGGGCTGACGCCGTCCTTCTACCGCTCGCTCGCATCGATCAGCTACGCTTGA
- a CDS encoding Peptidase M23 (PFAM: Peptidase M23~KEGG: rec:RHECIAT_CH0002374 probable metalloendopeptidase protein) — translation MNSGHQHRVFGRRAQEHILILASGDKVRHMTVRPWMAALAFCFVGVFSIGYLLATSYLVLRDDLIGATMARQARMQHDYEDRIAALRAQVDRITSRQLLDQQVVEDKVDKLMEQQMALTSRHGKLDNLLDRAESSGLTEKDGALPAPSSPVQSYAPDVKDKRASLSGSGIEAIEKQLANGAPADATPDNSTLAYVPATDTVGDRADRIFSKVTLSLKDVEQDQRSRVEQLTSDAGNAANAIETVLTRFKIPVPEETAAKKDDDDAVGGPYVEPESNDDFNNSLVALDGALTRLEEVRSTAESLPFRNPAIGKDVTSPFGNRRDPFLGRLALHSGIDFRFSPGERIRPAAPGKVVSAGWTGGYGNMVEVDHGNGISTRYGHMSEVLVKVGDTVGRNDVIGLAGSTGRSTGTHLHYEVRQDGHAVDPVYFMNAGLKLATYIK, via the coding sequence GTGAACAGCGGACATCAGCACCGGGTATTCGGCAGGCGGGCGCAGGAACATATCCTCATCCTCGCAAGCGGCGACAAAGTCCGCCATATGACGGTCCGGCCGTGGATGGCCGCGCTTGCCTTCTGCTTCGTCGGCGTCTTCTCGATCGGCTACCTCCTGGCCACATCCTATCTCGTGCTGCGCGACGACCTGATCGGCGCCACCATGGCCCGCCAGGCCCGCATGCAGCACGACTATGAAGACCGCATCGCCGCCCTCCGCGCCCAGGTCGACCGCATCACCTCCCGCCAGCTTCTCGACCAGCAGGTGGTCGAAGACAAGGTCGACAAGCTGATGGAGCAGCAGATGGCGTTGACCTCGCGCCATGGCAAGCTCGACAATCTGCTCGACCGGGCCGAAAGCTCCGGCCTGACGGAAAAGGACGGCGCCCTGCCTGCGCCGTCTTCGCCCGTTCAGTCCTATGCGCCCGATGTCAAGGACAAGCGTGCTTCGCTCTCCGGTAGCGGCATCGAGGCGATCGAGAAACAGCTGGCGAACGGCGCCCCCGCCGATGCGACGCCCGACAATTCGACGCTTGCTTATGTGCCGGCCACCGACACCGTCGGCGATCGTGCCGACCGCATCTTCTCCAAGGTGACGCTGTCGCTTAAAGATGTCGAACAGGATCAGCGCAGCCGTGTCGAACAGCTGACGAGCGATGCCGGCAATGCCGCCAATGCCATCGAGACCGTGCTGACCCGCTTCAAGATTCCGGTACCGGAAGAGACCGCTGCCAAGAAAGACGATGACGATGCCGTCGGCGGCCCCTATGTCGAGCCCGAAAGCAACGACGACTTCAACAATTCTCTGGTGGCGCTCGACGGCGCGCTGACTCGTCTTGAGGAGGTCCGCAGCACCGCCGAATCCCTGCCCTTCCGCAATCCCGCTATCGGCAAGGACGTGACCAGCCCCTTCGGCAATCGCCGCGATCCCTTCCTCGGCCGCCTCGCGCTCCATTCCGGCATCGATTTCCGCTTTTCGCCCGGCGAACGAATTCGCCCGGCGGCACCTGGAAAGGTAGTTTCGGCCGGCTGGACCGGCGGCTACGGCAACATGGTCGAGGTCGATCACGGCAACGGCATCTCGACGCGCTACGGGCATATGTCGGAGGTTCTGGTCAAGGTCGGCGACACGGTCGGCCGTAACGATGTCATCGGCCTCGCCGGCAGCACCGGCCGCTCGACGGGCACGCACCTGCACTATGAAGTGCGCCAGGACGGCCATGCCGTCGATCCAGTATATTTCATGAATGCCGGCCTTAAACTCGCCACCTATATCAAGTAA